The proteins below are encoded in one region of Bacillus vallismortis:
- a CDS encoding DUF948 domain-containing protein translates to MIIILYLSVALIAIAFLVLVIYLSKTLKSLQLTLKHVASTLEGLEGQMKGITTETAELLHKTNRLAEDIQEKSEKLNTVVHAVQGVGTSVQQFNTSMKQAAGSVSASVRENQDKINQVVTWSQAAMEMWEKWKLRKKSTL, encoded by the coding sequence ATGATTATTATTCTTTATTTAAGCGTTGCCCTCATCGCAATCGCATTTCTCGTATTAGTGATCTACTTGTCCAAGACATTGAAGTCACTGCAGCTCACCCTAAAACATGTCGCATCCACTCTCGAAGGGCTGGAGGGACAAATGAAGGGCATCACAACTGAAACAGCCGAGCTTTTACATAAGACCAACCGCCTGGCTGAAGATATTCAGGAAAAATCAGAAAAGCTGAACACGGTCGTCCATGCTGTTCAAGGAGTGGGAACTTCTGTACAGCAGTTCAATACATCCATGAAACAGGCGGCGGGGTCTGTATCGGCATCAGTAAGAGAAAATCAAGACAAGATCAATCAAGTTGTCACATGGAGCCAAGCAGCGATGGAAATGTGGGAGAAATGGAAGCTAAGAAAAAAATCAACTCTCTAA